One genomic window of Candidatus Methylomirabilota bacterium includes the following:
- a CDS encoding PD-(D/E)XK nuclease family protein encodes MAELTNDFSWSRSRDNTFQECKRRYFYHYYGAWGGWDAAASEEVRRLYVLKQLASRQQWAGRMVHDAIEMAFHAFAQGRDIPVEPFIADVIERMRGEWRSSRDGR; translated from the coding sequence ATGGCCGAGCTCACCAACGACTTTTCCTGGTCCCGGAGCCGCGACAACACCTTTCAGGAGTGTAAGCGCCGGTACTTCTACCACTACTACGGCGCCTGGGGCGGCTGGGACGCCGCGGCGTCCGAGGAGGTCCGGCGCCTCTACGTCCTGAAGCAGCTCGCGTCGCGCCAGCAGTGGGCCGGGCGGATGGTGCACGACGCGATCGAGATGGCCTTCCACGCCTTCGCCCAGGGCCGCGACATCCCCGTCGAGCCCTTCATCGCCGACGTCATCGAGCGGATGCGCGGCGAGTGGCGGTCGTCACGGGACGGCCG